Proteins found in one Hypericibacter terrae genomic segment:
- a CDS encoding branched-chain amino acid ABC transporter permease, producing the protein MSAPALPAFASRHDDRRPLWLHLGVIAALFALQFLLPAYDHTNMSRIMILASYAMGYNLLLGYTGLMSLGHAMFFAAGLYGAGLSAYYLGFDPLSAFVVGLLTGLALSLVVGMIALRTSGVSFMIVTLMFAQACFLLTLYFNEITQGDQGIVIDLSAWSWDTGSEEGPLTLVSPPIRYNLALLLFAISLLVSLFLVRSRIGRVLVAIRENEARTVMLGYHSFRYKLGSLALSGTLSAAAGATYALLFSYVGSTFAGIQYSILPLLWVLLGGQGTILGPLLGTALMYYLIDFSSEYTSSYMLIVGVALVLLVLWFPKGILGTLRQKWLPWLP; encoded by the coding sequence ATGAGCGCGCCGGCCTTGCCCGCCTTCGCCTCCCGGCACGATGATCGGCGGCCGCTCTGGCTGCATCTCGGCGTGATCGCGGCGCTGTTCGCGCTGCAGTTCCTGTTGCCGGCCTATGACCACACCAATATGAGCCGGATCATGATCCTGGCGAGCTACGCCATGGGTTACAATCTGCTGCTGGGCTACACCGGCCTGATGAGCCTCGGTCATGCGATGTTCTTCGCGGCCGGTCTCTATGGCGCGGGCCTCAGCGCCTATTATCTGGGATTCGATCCGCTCTCGGCCTTCGTGGTCGGCCTGCTCACGGGCCTCGCCCTGTCGCTCGTAGTCGGCATGATCGCGCTGCGCACCAGTGGCGTCTCCTTCATGATCGTGACGCTGATGTTCGCCCAGGCCTGTTTCCTCCTGACGCTCTATTTCAACGAGATCACGCAGGGCGACCAGGGTATCGTCATCGATCTGAGCGCCTGGAGCTGGGACACGGGCAGCGAGGAGGGACCCCTGACCCTGGTCTCGCCGCCGATCCGCTATAATCTGGCGCTGCTGCTCTTCGCGATCAGCCTGCTGGTCTCGCTCTTCCTTGTTCGCTCGCGCATCGGCCGCGTGCTCGTGGCGATCCGCGAGAACGAGGCGCGGACGGTGATGCTGGGTTATCACAGCTTCCGCTACAAGTTGGGCTCGCTCGCGCTTTCCGGCACACTGTCGGCGGCGGCCGGCGCCACCTATGCGCTCCTTTTCTCTTATGTCGGCTCGACCTTCGCCGGCATCCAATATTCGATCCTGCCGCTGCTCTGGGTGCTGCTGGGTGGGCAGGGTACGATCCTGGGCCCGCTCCTGGGCACGGCCCTGATGTATTACCTGATCGATTTCTCCAGCGAATATACCTCGAGCTACATGCTGATCGTCGGCGTGGCCCTGGTGCTGCTCGTGCTCTGGTTCCCGAAAGGCATCCTCGGCACGTTGCGGCAGAAATGGCTGCCATGGCTGCCGTGA
- a CDS encoding dTDP-4-dehydrorhamnose 3,5-epimerase family protein, giving the protein MDGDLVPKTGLKVKPVAIAGVRLRPLTPAPDLRGSLCEIHRDSWELAARPVQWDFINTRRHVLRGVHVHRLRVDYIVVVGGRATIGLADLRRDGPSFRRGMTLQAEGEAPQVLIIPPGVAHGIYAHDPVTYLYGLSAYYDGVDQAGCRFDDPDLDIDWPSRAPILLPRDADLPDFATLLRQFEAAGGVPRRS; this is encoded by the coding sequence ATGGACGGCGATCTCGTTCCCAAGACCGGTTTGAAGGTGAAGCCCGTTGCAATCGCGGGCGTTCGGCTGCGACCCTTGACGCCCGCCCCCGATCTGCGTGGCAGCCTTTGCGAGATTCATCGCGACTCCTGGGAGCTGGCCGCAAGGCCGGTGCAGTGGGATTTCATCAATACGCGCCGCCATGTGTTGCGCGGTGTGCATGTGCACCGCTTGCGCGTCGACTACATCGTTGTCGTCGGCGGCCGGGCGACGATCGGTCTGGCCGATCTGCGCCGGGACGGGCCGAGCTTCCGACGGGGCATGACGCTCCAGGCCGAGGGCGAGGCGCCCCAGGTGCTGATCATCCCGCCCGGCGTCGCGCATGGCATTTATGCCCATGACCCCGTGACCTATCTCTACGGCCTCAGCGCCTATTACGATGGCGTCGACCAGGCCGGATGCCGGTTCGACGATCCCGACCTGGATATCGACTGGCCTTCGCGCGCGCCGATCCTGCTGCCGCGCGACGCCGACCTGCCGGATTTCGCGACCCTCCTGCGCCAGTTCGAGGCCGCGGGCGGGGTGCCGCGGCGGTCATGA
- the pncA gene encoding bifunctional nicotinamidase/pyrazinamidase, with product MAALRKESPNAGLIVIDLQNDFCPGGALAVAGGDEIVPLVNRLIGSFEHVVLTQDWHPAGHSSFASTHAGQAPFAAVQMAYGSQTLWPDHCVQGTPGAEFHRDLAWTKAELVIRKGFRKAIDSYSAFYENDRKTPTGLAGYLRERGLTKLALVGLATDFCVAYSALDAARLGFDTTVLLDACRAIDLNGSLATARRQMQLAGVSLGEAARLVA from the coding sequence TTGGCCGCCCTCAGGAAAGAGAGCCCCAATGCGGGCCTCATCGTCATCGACCTGCAGAACGATTTTTGCCCCGGCGGCGCGCTCGCTGTCGCCGGCGGCGACGAGATCGTGCCCCTCGTCAACCGCCTCATCGGCTCCTTCGAGCATGTGGTGCTGACGCAGGACTGGCATCCCGCCGGCCATTCGAGCTTTGCCTCGACCCATGCCGGCCAGGCGCCCTTCGCTGCGGTTCAGATGGCTTACGGCTCGCAGACGCTCTGGCCGGATCACTGCGTTCAGGGAACCCCCGGCGCCGAGTTCCACCGGGACCTGGCCTGGACCAAGGCCGAGCTCGTCATCCGCAAAGGGTTCCGGAAGGCGATCGACAGCTATTCCGCCTTCTATGAGAACGACCGCAAGACCCCGACGGGCCTCGCCGGTTACCTGCGCGAGCGCGGCCTGACCAAGCTGGCCCTGGTCGGCCTGGCGACCGATTTCTGCGTCGCCTATTCGGCGCTGGATGCGGCACGCCTCGGTTTCGACACGACCGTGCTGCTGGATGCCTGCCGCGCCATCGACCTCAATGGCTCGCTGGCGACGGCCCGGCGGCAGATGCAGCTGGCGGGCGTGAGCCTCGGCGAGGCCGCCCGGCTCGTTGCCTAG
- a CDS encoding glycosyltransferase family 2 protein: MPAATILIPTHNHVAPLRHAIASAQSQTLQDFELFVVGDGVGDATRDVMRELGAADPRIRFFDFPKGPRKGEIHRHEALKQATGRIVAYLGDDDAWMPEHLETLDRLLREVDFGHTLHIGLDDAGALRFLPADLENPEFRRLMLTQLFNRFDFTFAGHTLEAYRKLPYGWRTTPPEFPWTDLYMWRQFLAEPWCRARSALVPTCICTASSARPNLTDQERADELAAWRARFQEPGFREGIWRQAADALAREAVREELDTLTLKRAAAKSGRLLKAGLVRRWGGRGPATGPGRT; encoded by the coding sequence ATGCCGGCCGCAACCATCCTGATCCCGACGCACAACCATGTGGCGCCCCTGCGCCACGCGATCGCGAGTGCGCAAAGCCAGACCCTTCAGGATTTCGAGCTGTTCGTGGTGGGCGACGGCGTCGGCGACGCCACGCGGGACGTGATGCGCGAGCTGGGTGCGGCCGACCCCCGGATCCGCTTCTTCGATTTCCCGAAGGGGCCGCGCAAGGGCGAGATCCATCGTCACGAGGCGCTGAAGCAGGCCACCGGGCGCATTGTCGCCTATCTCGGCGATGACGATGCCTGGATGCCCGAGCATCTCGAGACCCTGGACCGGCTGCTGCGGGAGGTCGATTTCGGCCATACGCTTCATATCGGCCTCGACGACGCGGGCGCCTTGCGGTTTCTGCCGGCGGATCTGGAGAACCCCGAGTTCCGCCGGCTGATGCTGACGCAGCTCTTCAACCGGTTCGATTTCACCTTCGCCGGCCATACGCTGGAAGCCTACCGGAAGCTGCCTTACGGCTGGCGGACCACCCCGCCGGAATTCCCCTGGACCGACCTCTATATGTGGCGGCAGTTCCTGGCCGAGCCCTGGTGCCGCGCCCGGTCGGCCCTGGTGCCGACCTGCATCTGCACCGCCAGCAGCGCGCGGCCGAACCTGACCGACCAGGAGCGGGCCGACGAGCTGGCCGCCTGGCGGGCCCGATTCCAGGAACCCGGATTTCGAGAGGGAATCTGGCGCCAGGCCGCCGATGCCCTGGCCCGCGAGGCGGTTCGGGAGGAGCTCGACACGCTGACCTTGAAACGGGCGGCCGCCAAGAGCGGACGGCTGCTCAAGGCCGGGTTGGTGCGCCGCTGGGGAGGCCGCGGCCCCGCAACGGGCCCCGGACGGACATAG
- a CDS encoding sarcosine oxidase subunit beta family protein: protein MAKRYSALSLLRHALLPSSPWPRAWRSPAPKSSYDVVIIGGGGHGLATAYYLAANHGIKNVAVIERGYIGSGNVGRNTTIVRSNYMIGGNTKFFEFSLQLWEGLSHTLNFNVMLSQRGQIGLAHNPSQMDVLARKGNIMRLHGIDAELLDRGQVMKLLPYLDYSDAARFPVVGGIIQQRAGTVRHDAVAWGYARAASDLGVDIIENCEMTGFTMEQGKVTGIETTKGPIRAGKTAIAVAGHSSHVAAKAGLRLPVESHLLQAFVSEPIKPLIHHVVSFGAELFYISQSDKGGLVFGGHIDGFNNYTQRGQLPKIQTVAECAVSLIPAVSRLRLLRHWAGIMDMTPDGAPFICGTPIPNLYLDGGWCYQGFKAIPASGWTFAHTVAKGEAHELNRCFSLDRFEKGGELDDHGAGNWNYKQ from the coding sequence TTGGCAAAACGCTATTCGGCCCTCTCCCTTCTCCGCCACGCCCTCCTTCCCTCGAGCCCCTGGCCGCGCGCCTGGCGGTCGCCGGCGCCCAAATCGAGCTATGACGTCGTCATTATCGGCGGCGGCGGGCATGGGCTGGCGACGGCCTATTATCTGGCGGCCAATCACGGCATCAAGAATGTCGCGGTGATCGAGCGGGGCTATATCGGCTCGGGCAATGTCGGGCGTAACACGACAATCGTGCGCTCGAACTACATGATCGGCGGCAACACGAAATTCTTCGAATTCTCGCTACAGCTCTGGGAAGGGCTGTCGCATACCCTCAATTTCAACGTGATGCTGTCGCAGCGTGGCCAGATCGGCCTGGCGCACAACCCGTCGCAGATGGATGTGCTGGCGCGCAAGGGCAACATCATGCGCCTGCATGGCATCGATGCCGAGCTGCTCGATCGCGGGCAAGTAATGAAGCTGCTCCCCTATCTCGATTACAGCGACGCGGCGCGCTTTCCGGTCGTGGGCGGCATCATCCAGCAGCGCGCCGGCACGGTGCGCCATGACGCGGTCGCCTGGGGCTATGCGCGCGCGGCCAGCGATCTCGGCGTCGACATCATCGAGAATTGCGAGATGACCGGCTTCACCATGGAGCAGGGGAAGGTCACCGGGATCGAGACGACCAAGGGGCCCATCCGCGCCGGCAAGACCGCCATCGCAGTCGCGGGCCACAGCTCGCATGTGGCGGCCAAGGCGGGCCTGAGGCTGCCGGTCGAAAGCCATCTGCTGCAGGCCTTCGTTTCCGAGCCGATCAAGCCGCTGATCCATCACGTCGTCTCGTTCGGCGCCGAGCTCTTCTACATCTCTCAATCCGACAAGGGCGGCCTCGTCTTCGGCGGCCATATCGACGGCTTCAACAACTACACCCAGCGCGGCCAGCTGCCGAAGATCCAGACCGTGGCGGAATGCGCCGTCTCGTTGATCCCGGCGGTCTCGCGTCTGCGGCTGCTGCGGCATTGGGCCGGCATCATGGACATGACGCCCGACGGCGCGCCTTTCATCTGCGGGACGCCGATCCCCAATCTCTATCTCGATGGCGGCTGGTGCTATCAGGGCTTCAAGGCGATCCCGGCGTCGGGCTGGACCTTCGCCCATACGGTCGCCAAGGGCGAGGCGCATGAGCTCAACCGCTGCTTCAGCCTCGACCGGTTCGAGAAGGGCGGCGAGCTCGACGATCACGGCGCCGGCAACTGGAACTACAAGCAGTAA
- a CDS encoding sarcosine oxidase subunit gamma yields MLERRSALEKDLQQGGHEGAKGERGVKLGEVRGWSLVQASGFPDQAASFEAALASLLGASLPARVGDGVSVQGRTVMRVGPEHFWIVGPEKDDLAERLSQTVSPAVGSILPLSHSRTRIFIEGTAAREVLAKGIPIDFDPNVFKLGQFALTGLHHTPVLVHRSAADRYEICAMRTFAHSIWEWFTDAALPVGYDVMR; encoded by the coding sequence ATGCTTGAGCGGCGATCGGCGCTGGAGAAGGACCTGCAGCAGGGCGGCCATGAGGGCGCCAAGGGCGAGCGAGGCGTGAAACTGGGCGAAGTCCGCGGCTGGTCGCTGGTCCAGGCCTCGGGCTTTCCGGACCAGGCCGCTTCGTTCGAGGCGGCGCTGGCCTCGCTGTTGGGAGCTAGCCTGCCAGCCAGGGTCGGCGATGGCGTCTCGGTGCAAGGCCGCACCGTCATGCGCGTGGGCCCCGAGCATTTCTGGATCGTCGGACCCGAGAAGGACGATCTGGCCGAGCGTTTGTCGCAGACCGTGTCGCCCGCGGTCGGCTCGATCCTGCCGCTCTCGCACAGCCGTACGCGGATCTTCATCGAGGGCACGGCCGCGCGCGAGGTGCTCGCCAAGGGCATCCCGATCGACTTCGATCCCAATGTCTTCAAGCTCGGGCAGTTCGCCCTGACGGGCCTGCATCATACCCCGGTCCTGGTCCATCGCAGCGCCGCCGACCGCTACGAGATCTGTGCGATGCGGACCTTCGCCCACTCGATCTGGGAATGGTTCACCGACGCGGCGCTGCCGGTCGGATATGATGTGATGAGATAG
- a CDS encoding ABC transporter ATP-binding protein, protein MAAVTGADATILSTAKLSRQFGGLRAVDAVDLSVERGEIRAVIGPNGAGKTTLVGMICGRIPASSGRVLFEGEDITALRPWSRVERGIAYTFQITSVFQNLSCFDNVALAAQRGLPCRGGEADLMSKVDRTLARVGLEGRGPALASTLPYGHQRLLELAIGLALEPKLLILDEPTQGLSEEEIVGFCALIREIAADATVLLIEHNMPVVMDLAHLITVMDNGRILAEGTPEEIRANPEVQRAYLGT, encoded by the coding sequence ATGGCTGCCGTGACCGGCGCCGACGCGACGATTCTGTCCACGGCGAAATTGAGCCGCCAGTTCGGCGGCCTGCGCGCGGTCGACGCCGTCGATCTGTCGGTGGAGCGCGGCGAGATCCGCGCTGTGATCGGTCCCAACGGCGCCGGCAAGACCACGCTGGTCGGCATGATCTGCGGACGGATCCCGGCGAGTTCGGGACGCGTCCTGTTCGAGGGTGAGGACATCACGGCCTTGCGCCCCTGGTCGCGGGTCGAGCGCGGGATCGCCTATACCTTCCAGATCACCAGCGTTTTCCAGAACTTGAGCTGCTTCGACAATGTCGCCTTGGCGGCGCAGCGTGGCCTTCCCTGCAGAGGTGGCGAGGCCGACCTGATGAGCAAGGTCGATCGGACACTCGCTCGCGTGGGGCTCGAAGGCCGGGGGCCGGCGTTGGCCTCGACGCTGCCCTACGGCCATCAGCGACTGCTGGAACTCGCGATCGGACTGGCACTCGAGCCCAAGCTCCTGATCCTCGACGAGCCGACGCAAGGCCTCTCCGAGGAGGAGATCGTCGGGTTCTGCGCCCTCATCCGCGAGATCGCGGCCGACGCGACCGTGCTCCTGATCGAGCACAACATGCCGGTGGTGATGGATCTGGCCCATCTCATCACTGTGATGGACAACGGCCGGATCCTGGCGGAGGGAACGCCGGAGGAAATCAGGGCGAACCCCGAGGTGCAGAGGGCCTATCTCGGCACATGA
- a CDS encoding sarcosine oxidase subunit alpha family protein: MMKGNSHRLPQGGRIDRSRPLSFTLDGARINGFAGDTLASAMLANGVALVGRSFKYHRPRGLMAAGIEEPNGLLTLGEGGRQEPNIPSTMTELVEGIVARRQNGWPSVEFDLMAVNSLAAPLLTAGFYYKTFMGPTRGSWMFYEPYIRKAAGLGEGTYAPDPDRYETRHDFTDVLVVGGGPAGLAAALTAGRSGARVVLAEQDSDLGGSLLSEPSEGAGASWIEDRKAELQALPNLRIFTRSTVFGVYDGNTVGLIERRDHLSPDPKKGEARQIVTILRARAIVFTTGAIERPLVFSNNDRPGVMLASAARTYLNRFAVAPGKRAIIATNNDSAYRAAFDLAAAGLKVTIADLRGEIAPGLQAIAARHGIELRPGNAILDVEGGKSVRAARLGPVGRADSGELRPCDLVCMSGGWSPTVHLTSHGGIKPVYREDIAAFVPGGFAKGQFGAGAVVGTLALDAAIGEGAEAGAKAASHAGHAISAAKPVAPAIEGEGAYAIAAQWEVKSSAHGKAFVDFQNDVTVKDIAQAHQEGYQSVEHLKRYTTLGMGTDQGKTSNINALAIMAGLRDVTIPEAGTTTFRPPYSPVALGAIAGRSVGHHFRPVRLSPLHDWHLANGGRMTPAGPWLRAWYYDWAGKDAAEAYVKEMDLVRHGVGIADVSTLGKIDVQGPDAAEFLNRIYVNGFAKLPVGKARYGVMLNDDGLVLDDGTTTRLSETRFFMTTTTAQAGEVMSWVEFLLQAAWPELKVHVASLTDEWAAMAVSGPKARQALALAFPRTEVGDNRLPYMGALEFTHDGVPVRLIRLSFSGELAYEVYTPADHGVALWEHILKVAAPLGIKPYGLEALASLRIEKGHVAGLELDHRTSLDDLGLGKMAGKEKAYIGRELRFRPLLQAPERWSLVGIECLESDKRLRGGSILFLKDDKIEGHGRGYITSVTWSNELKKYIALGLFSGGLRHEGAEILCAYPVKNEQVRARIVSPHFIDPKGERLYA; the protein is encoded by the coding sequence ATGATGAAGGGCAATTCTCATCGCCTGCCGCAAGGTGGGCGGATCGACCGCAGCCGGCCGCTCTCCTTCACCCTCGATGGCGCGCGGATCAACGGCTTTGCCGGCGACACGCTGGCCTCGGCGATGCTGGCCAATGGCGTGGCGCTGGTCGGCCGCAGCTTCAAATATCATCGTCCGCGCGGGCTGATGGCGGCCGGCATCGAAGAGCCGAACGGACTCCTCACGCTGGGTGAGGGCGGACGGCAGGAGCCGAACATTCCCTCGACCATGACCGAACTGGTCGAGGGGATCGTGGCGCGCCGGCAGAATGGCTGGCCGTCGGTCGAGTTCGACCTGATGGCGGTGAACTCGCTGGCGGCCCCGCTGCTGACGGCGGGCTTCTACTACAAGACCTTCATGGGGCCGACGCGCGGTTCCTGGATGTTCTACGAGCCCTATATCCGCAAGGCCGCGGGCCTGGGCGAGGGCACCTACGCGCCCGACCCCGACCGCTACGAGACCCGCCATGATTTCACCGATGTGCTGGTGGTGGGCGGGGGCCCTGCCGGCCTGGCGGCGGCGTTGACCGCGGGCCGCAGCGGCGCCCGCGTGGTGCTGGCCGAGCAGGATTCCGACCTGGGCGGCAGCCTGCTGTCGGAACCGAGCGAAGGCGCAGGCGCGAGCTGGATCGAGGATCGCAAGGCCGAGCTCCAGGCCCTGCCGAACCTCCGCATCTTCACCCGCAGCACGGTCTTCGGCGTCTATGACGGCAATACCGTCGGGCTGATCGAGCGGCGCGATCATCTTTCGCCCGATCCCAAGAAGGGCGAGGCCCGCCAGATCGTCACCATCCTGCGGGCCCGCGCGATCGTCTTCACGACCGGCGCCATCGAGCGGCCGCTGGTCTTTTCCAACAACGACCGGCCGGGCGTGATGCTGGCCTCGGCGGCGCGGACCTACCTCAACCGTTTCGCGGTGGCGCCCGGCAAGCGCGCCATCATCGCCACCAACAATGACAGCGCCTATCGCGCGGCCTTCGATCTGGCGGCGGCGGGGCTGAAGGTCACCATCGCCGATCTGCGCGGCGAGATCGCCCCGGGACTGCAGGCGATCGCCGCGCGCCATGGCATCGAGCTTCGCCCCGGCAACGCCATCCTCGATGTCGAGGGCGGCAAGTCGGTCAGGGCGGCGCGATTGGGTCCGGTGGGCCGCGCGGACTCGGGCGAGTTGCGCCCCTGCGATCTCGTCTGCATGTCCGGCGGCTGGTCGCCGACCGTGCACCTGACCTCGCATGGCGGCATCAAGCCGGTCTATCGCGAAGACATCGCGGCCTTCGTGCCGGGCGGTTTCGCCAAGGGCCAGTTCGGCGCCGGGGCGGTAGTCGGCACATTGGCGCTCGATGCGGCGATCGGCGAGGGCGCGGAAGCGGGTGCCAAAGCCGCCTCCCATGCAGGCCATGCGATCAGCGCCGCCAAGCCGGTTGCGCCCGCGATCGAGGGCGAGGGCGCCTACGCCATCGCTGCCCAGTGGGAGGTGAAGTCGAGCGCCCATGGCAAGGCCTTCGTCGATTTCCAGAACGACGTGACCGTCAAGGACATCGCCCAGGCCCATCAGGAAGGCTATCAGTCGGTCGAGCATCTGAAGCGCTACACCACGCTCGGCATGGGCACCGACCAGGGCAAGACCAGCAACATCAACGCGCTCGCGATCATGGCGGGTTTGCGCGACGTGACGATCCCGGAAGCTGGCACCACGACCTTCCGCCCTCCCTATTCGCCGGTGGCGCTGGGCGCGATCGCGGGGCGCAGCGTCGGCCATCATTTCCGCCCCGTGCGGCTCTCGCCGCTGCATGACTGGCATCTGGCCAATGGCGGCCGGATGACGCCGGCCGGGCCGTGGCTGCGCGCCTGGTATTACGATTGGGCCGGCAAGGATGCGGCCGAGGCTTACGTCAAGGAGATGGATCTCGTGCGGCACGGCGTCGGCATCGCCGACGTCTCGACCTTGGGCAAGATCGACGTGCAGGGCCCGGACGCGGCCGAATTCCTTAACCGCATCTATGTGAACGGCTTCGCCAAGCTGCCGGTGGGCAAGGCGCGCTACGGCGTGATGCTGAACGATGACGGGCTGGTGCTGGATGACGGCACCACCACGCGGCTTTCCGAGACGCGTTTCTTCATGACGACAACGACGGCGCAGGCCGGCGAAGTCATGTCCTGGGTCGAGTTCCTGCTGCAGGCGGCCTGGCCCGAGCTGAAGGTCCATGTCGCCTCGCTGACCGACGAATGGGCCGCGATGGCGGTCTCGGGCCCCAAGGCGCGCCAGGCACTGGCGCTGGCCTTCCCCCGCACCGAGGTCGGCGACAACCGGCTGCCTTATATGGGCGCGCTCGAATTCACCCATGACGGCGTCCCGGTGCGGCTGATCCGGCTCAGCTTCTCGGGCGAGCTCGCCTACGAGGTCTATACGCCGGCCGATCACGGCGTGGCGCTCTGGGAGCATATCCTGAAAGTCGCCGCGCCCCTCGGGATCAAGCCCTATGGGCTCGAGGCGCTGGCTTCCTTGCGCATCGAGAAGGGCCATGTGGCCGGGCTCGAGCTCGACCACCGCACCTCGCTCGACGATCTGGGGCTGGGCAAGATGGCCGGCAAGGAGAAGGCCTATATCGGCAGGGAGCTGCGCTTCCGTCCGCTGCTGCAGGCGCCGGAGCGCTGGAGCCTGGTCGGGATCGAATGCCTCGAATCCGACAAGCGGCTGCGGGGCGGCTCGATCCTGTTCCTCAAAGACGACAAGATCGAAGGCCATGGCCGCGGCTACATCACATCGGTCACCTGGTCGAACGAGCTGAAGAAATATATCGCGCTCGGTCTCTTCAGTGGCGGGCTCCGCCACGAGGGCGCGGAGATCCTCTGCGCCTATCCGGTCAAGAACGAGCAGGTGCGCGCGCGCATTGTCTCGCCGCATTTCATCGATCCCAAGGGGGAACGCCTCTATGCTTGA
- a CDS encoding sarcosine oxidase subunit delta — MLRITCPWCGERDYSEFRYGSDASKARPAHGTGDLKAWHDHVFLFDNPKGPHREYWQHVLGCRQWLVLERDTATNTPGAARSAREAAAKGGAGR; from the coding sequence ATGCTGAGAATCACCTGCCCCTGGTGCGGCGAGCGCGACTACTCCGAGTTCCGCTATGGCAGCGATGCCAGCAAGGCGCGGCCCGCGCATGGCACGGGCGACCTGAAGGCCTGGCACGATCATGTCTTCCTGTTCGACAACCCCAAGGGTCCGCATCGCGAATATTGGCAGCATGTGCTGGGTTGCCGGCAATGGCTGGTGCTGGAGCGCGACACGGCGACCAACACGCCCGGCGCCGCCAGGTCCGCGCGCGAAGCCGCCGCCAAAGGCGGAGCCGGCCGATGA
- a CDS encoding lipid A deacylase LpxR family protein — translation MRRRPVAAGICAVMIGLGISPQARADEFEDGTFNLVLENDLVSGFDQDYTNGIQLSWTSGLGGAPSWAVDAARWLPFFADQGDVRVSYGIGQNMYTPSDITVADPPADDRPYAGWLYGSIGLMEETGTRLDQLQLQIGMVGPASLADKTQSWVHGIIGADKPQGWDHQINNEPGIVLTYERSWRAFVSGDIWGFSFDATPHIGGAVGNVFTYANAGATLRLGWNLPDDYGPPRIEPSLPGSGFFEPQDDFGLYFFAGLDGRAVARNIFLDGNTFQDSRSVDRNIFVGDAQVGVAFTIRTVRLAYTHVFRTPEFDGQHNVDKFGALSLTLRF, via the coding sequence ATGCGGCGCCGGCCGGTTGCGGCCGGCATTTGCGCCGTCATGATCGGCCTTGGCATTTCCCCGCAAGCCCGCGCCGACGAGTTCGAAGACGGCACCTTCAACCTGGTGCTCGAGAACGACCTCGTCTCCGGCTTCGACCAGGACTATACGAACGGCATTCAACTGAGCTGGACTTCGGGCCTGGGCGGAGCGCCCTCCTGGGCCGTGGACGCCGCCCGCTGGCTGCCCTTCTTCGCCGACCAAGGCGATGTCCGGGTCAGCTACGGCATCGGCCAGAACATGTACACCCCCAGCGATATCACGGTCGCCGACCCGCCTGCCGACGACCGACCCTACGCGGGCTGGCTCTATGGCTCGATCGGCCTGATGGAAGAAACCGGCACGCGGCTCGACCAGTTGCAATTGCAGATCGGCATGGTCGGACCCGCCTCGCTCGCCGACAAGACCCAGAGCTGGGTTCATGGGATCATCGGCGCCGATAAGCCCCAAGGCTGGGATCATCAGATCAACAACGAGCCCGGAATCGTTCTCACCTATGAACGCAGCTGGCGCGCCTTCGTGTCCGGCGACATCTGGGGGTTCTCCTTCGACGCCACCCCGCATATCGGCGGCGCGGTCGGCAACGTCTTCACTTACGCGAACGCCGGCGCGACCTTGCGGCTTGGCTGGAACCTGCCGGACGATTATGGCCCACCGCGAATCGAGCCGAGCCTCCCCGGTTCCGGTTTCTTCGAACCCCAGGACGATTTCGGGCTCTATTTCTTCGCCGGATTGGATGGACGGGCGGTCGCGCGAAACATTTTCCTGGACGGCAATACATTCCAGGACAGCCGGAGCGTCGATCGGAATATCTTTGTCGGCGATGCGCAGGTCGGCGTGGCCTTCACGATCCGGACCGTGCGCCTGGCTTACACCCATGTCTTCCGGACGCCGGAGTTCGACGGGCAGCACAACGTCGACAAATTCGGCGCGCTCAGCCTCACGCTCCGCTTTTGA
- a CDS encoding ABC transporter ATP-binding protein, with protein MILTLDAVNCFYGRVQVLRDLSLRVAPGEVLCLLGRNGAGKTTTLKTIMGLIKPRSGRVCLGDVDLGGLPAHEIPRRGIAYVPQGRRLFAELTVEENLAIGLMARDRGASVRERVLALFPVLKERLAQAAGTLSGGEQEMLAVARALCLEPAVLLLDEPTEGLMPSMIAAILDTVRLLRSQGVATILVEQRVEAALSVADRVAFIENGTVKETCDVPSLRSDPTPLQRYVGVGLRSM; from the coding sequence ATGATCCTGACCCTCGACGCCGTGAACTGTTTCTATGGGCGCGTCCAAGTGCTGCGCGATCTCTCGCTGCGCGTGGCGCCGGGCGAGGTGCTTTGTCTGCTCGGCCGCAACGGCGCCGGCAAGACCACGACGCTCAAGACCATTATGGGTCTCATCAAACCGCGCTCGGGGCGGGTATGCCTCGGCGATGTCGATCTCGGCGGGCTGCCGGCGCATGAGATCCCGCGCCGCGGCATCGCTTATGTGCCGCAGGGCCGGCGTCTGTTCGCCGAGCTGACGGTCGAGGAAAATCTGGCGATCGGCCTTATGGCCCGGGACCGGGGCGCCTCGGTGCGCGAACGCGTCCTGGCTTTGTTTCCGGTCCTGAAGGAACGTCTGGCTCAAGCCGCCGGCACGCTCTCCGGCGGCGAGCAGGAGATGCTGGCCGTCGCCCGTGCCCTTTGCCTGGAACCGGCCGTTCTGCTGCTGGACGAGCCGACCGAGGGGTTGATGCCCAGCATGATCGCGGCGATCCTCGATACGGTCCGGCTGCTCCGGAGCCAGGGCGTGGCCACCATCCTGGTCGAGCAGCGGGTCGAGGCGGCGTTGTCGGTCGCGGACCGGGTCGCCTTCATCGAGAATGGCACGGTGAAGGAGACCTGCGATGTCCCCAGCCTCAGGTCCGATCCGACGCCCCTGCAGCGTTATGTCGGGGTCGGGTTGCGATCGATGTGA